One window of Papaver somniferum cultivar HN1 chromosome 9, ASM357369v1, whole genome shotgun sequence genomic DNA carries:
- the LOC113313082 gene encoding uncharacterized protein LOC113313082: MEEWMKRPIIFSASETPDGGRNHNDSLVVTMDIALPEHMDEEANPKPRPWTMPKILIDGGRSIGISFYEASKQMVLKDECLIPSTYNIFGLNGSSTHPRGEVTLEIHVGKILTLTTFCVVDVISPYTAIVGQSWVHGIKGVASTYH, translated from the coding sequence ATGGAGGAATGGATGAAACGACCCATCATCTTTTCAGCTTCCGAAACACCAGATGGCGGAAGGAATCATAATGACTCTCTAGTAGTCACGATGGACATAGCGCTCCCCGAACATATGGATGAAGAAGCAAATCCAAAGCCACGACCATGGACGATGCCTAAGATACTAATTGATGGCGGACGCTCTATCGGGATCTCATTCTATGAAGCGTCCAAACAAATGGTCCTGAAAGACGAGTGCCTAATACCATCCACGTACAATATCTTTGGTTTAAATGGATCGTCCACTCACCCGAGAGGTGAAGTAACTTTAGAGATTCATGTAGGAAAAATCCTGACTTTAACTACTTTCTGTGTAGTAGATGTGATTTCACCTTATACTGCCATCGTCGGACAATCATGGGTTCATGGAATCAAGGGAGTCGCGTCAACTTACCATTAG